The following are encoded together in the Phenylobacterium sp. NIBR 498073 genome:
- a CDS encoding dienelactone hydrolase family protein yields the protein MSHESKRRFRLGSLVKLLLLLAAGAVALLVAAAVAAYVWKGSHPSFLAQQPRAAHAKFMAAGLKLHAPPGRGPFPTVLLIPGCGGIRGARGPNPIMDEYAQSALQAGWAAAILDSYGPRGWDPDWARRRVCAGARLQGLFRTADILAGLDLLAKDPRVDHGHVRVAGWSHGGWALGDLVTLHGDADFQRTMAGVEAIRLTYPFCAPPARGGRRDWTWSGGVDLVLAEGDVVQPPAGCTPLIERAEAAGGKVSVTMVPGVTHAFDERVQTPQSAFRFDPAATAQIHRQFIDWLRTPAPPR from the coding sequence ATGTCGCACGAGTCCAAACGCCGCTTCCGCCTGGGCAGCCTCGTCAAGCTGCTGCTGCTGCTGGCGGCCGGAGCTGTCGCGCTGCTAGTCGCGGCGGCGGTCGCCGCCTATGTCTGGAAGGGCTCGCACCCCTCGTTCCTGGCCCAGCAGCCGCGCGCGGCGCATGCGAAGTTCATGGCGGCGGGTCTGAAGTTGCACGCTCCGCCCGGTCGAGGCCCGTTCCCGACGGTGCTGCTGATCCCTGGCTGCGGCGGCATCCGCGGCGCCCGCGGCCCCAATCCGATCATGGACGAATATGCGCAGTCGGCGCTGCAGGCCGGCTGGGCGGCGGCGATCCTCGACAGCTACGGCCCTCGCGGCTGGGACCCGGACTGGGCGCGCCGTCGGGTCTGCGCCGGGGCGCGGCTGCAGGGACTGTTCCGCACCGCCGACATCCTGGCCGGCCTGGACCTGCTGGCCAAGGACCCGCGTGTCGACCACGGCCACGTGCGCGTCGCCGGCTGGAGCCATGGCGGCTGGGCGCTCGGCGACCTGGTCACCCTTCATGGCGACGCGGACTTCCAGCGGACCATGGCCGGGGTCGAGGCGATCCGCCTGACCTATCCATTTTGCGCGCCGCCGGCCCGCGGCGGTCGCCGCGACTGGACCTGGAGCGGCGGCGTCGACCTGGTGTTGGCCGAGGGCGACGTCGTCCAGCCCCCGGCCGGCTGCACGCCGCTGATCGAGCGCGCCGAGGCCGCTGGGGGCAAGGTCAGCGTCACCATGGTTCCCGGCGTCACGCACGCCTTTGACGAGCGGGTCCAGACCCCGCAATCGGCCTTCCGCTTCGACCCCGCCGCCACCGCCCAGATCCATCGGCAGTTCATCGACTGGCTGCGGACCCCGGCCCCGCCACGCTAG
- a CDS encoding serine hydrolase domain-containing protein, giving the protein MGSQTIQALLDEAVANGAAPGLTAAIAHPDGTDSFHAAGVRGAADPSAMRPDDTFWIASCTKAITSAAALQLVERGVLDLDAPVGERLPNLASPQVLEGFDADGAPRLRPASTPLTLRRLLTHTSGLAYDFFHADLARYYASAGASLMESAPSAPVLAFDPGDGWQYGIGIDAVGWLVEQAAGQGLDAYVAEHVTGPLGMTDTAFVATPELEARAAGMHHRTPDGAFVPAPHLPASPVYYGGGGLRSTAPDYLKFLRAVIAEDGGGVLGPRTLRWLRDADSAMPAGDLDTAMAPISHDFRPLPGTPKTWTLGFLRNEADVPGMRRAGSLAWGGLANCYYWADPASGVAGVLCGQFLPFGDPGMLAAFEALERAVYAQ; this is encoded by the coding sequence ATGGGTTCGCAGACGATACAGGCGCTGCTTGATGAGGCGGTCGCCAATGGCGCAGCCCCGGGGCTTACCGCCGCCATCGCTCACCCCGACGGGACCGACAGCTTCCATGCCGCGGGCGTCCGCGGCGCGGCGGACCCGTCAGCGATGAGACCGGACGACACCTTCTGGATCGCCTCCTGCACCAAGGCGATCACCTCGGCGGCGGCGCTGCAATTGGTCGAGCGCGGAGTGCTCGACCTGGACGCGCCGGTCGGCGAACGGTTGCCGAACCTGGCCTCCCCGCAGGTGCTGGAGGGCTTCGATGCCGACGGCGCGCCCCGCCTGCGCCCGGCCAGCACGCCGCTGACGCTTCGCCGCCTGCTGACCCACACCTCGGGCCTGGCCTACGATTTCTTCCACGCCGACCTCGCCCGCTACTACGCCTCAGCGGGCGCCAGCCTGATGGAAAGCGCGCCCAGCGCGCCGGTGCTGGCCTTCGATCCTGGCGACGGCTGGCAGTACGGCATCGGCATCGACGCGGTAGGCTGGCTGGTCGAGCAGGCCGCCGGCCAGGGTCTCGACGCCTATGTCGCCGAGCACGTCACCGGTCCGCTCGGCATGACCGACACCGCCTTCGTCGCCACGCCCGAGTTGGAGGCCCGCGCAGCCGGGATGCACCATCGAACGCCTGACGGCGCCTTCGTCCCTGCGCCGCACCTGCCGGCGTCGCCGGTCTACTACGGCGGCGGCGGCCTGCGCTCCACGGCGCCCGACTACCTGAAGTTCCTGCGCGCGGTGATCGCCGAGGACGGCGGCGGCGTGCTGGGACCAAGGACCCTCCGCTGGCTGCGCGACGCCGACAGCGCCATGCCGGCAGGCGACCTGGACACCGCCATGGCGCCGATCAGCCACGACTTCCGTCCCCTGCCCGGCACGCCCAAGACCTGGACGCTGGGCTTCCTGCGCAACGAGGCCGACGTCCCCGGCATGCGCCGGGCCGGCAGCCTGGCCTGGGGCGGCCTCGCCAACTGCTACTACTGGGCCGACCCGGCCAGCGGCGTGGCCGGCGTGCTTTGCGGCCAGTTCCTGCCCTTCGGCGATCCCGGCATGCTGGCGGCGTTCGAGGCGCTTGAGCGGGCGGTCTACGCGCAATAG
- a CDS encoding SprT family zinc-dependent metalloprotease, protein MSIFGRSLADGDRLDVAGATVRLKVHARARRISLRLDRTKREIIATAPSQRRLPEAAAFARDRASWIAERLAELPQSQAIAPGMTISLFGQPCRLEASDKPARLHPAEGDAPLRISARGEGEVYANAVIRIIKRQALAVFTERTAFHCARLGAKLPSVTMMDARARWGSCRPGLPGKPAAIRYSWRLALAPYDVADYVAAHECAHLLELNHGPKFWAHVSALVGDERPHRAWLRAEGARLHAFGR, encoded by the coding sequence ATGAGTATCTTCGGCCGTTCGCTTGCGGACGGCGACCGGCTGGATGTCGCCGGCGCCACGGTTCGCCTGAAGGTTCACGCCCGTGCGCGGCGTATTTCCCTGCGGCTCGATCGCACCAAGCGCGAGATCATCGCCACCGCGCCCAGTCAGCGCCGCTTGCCCGAGGCGGCCGCCTTTGCGCGCGACCGCGCCTCGTGGATCGCCGAGCGACTGGCCGAACTGCCGCAGAGCCAGGCCATCGCGCCGGGGATGACGATCAGCCTGTTCGGCCAGCCCTGCCGGCTCGAGGCCAGCGACAAGCCGGCGCGGTTGCATCCCGCCGAGGGCGATGCGCCGCTGCGGATCAGCGCCCGCGGCGAGGGCGAGGTTTACGCCAACGCGGTGATCCGGATCATCAAGCGCCAGGCGCTGGCGGTGTTCACCGAGCGCACGGCGTTCCACTGCGCGCGACTGGGGGCCAAGCTGCCCAGCGTCACCATGATGGACGCGCGCGCCCGCTGGGGCTCGTGCCGGCCGGGTCTGCCGGGCAAGCCGGCGGCGATCCGCTATTCCTGGCGGCTAGCGCTCGCCCCCTACGACGTGGCCGACTATGTCGCCGCGCACGAGTGCGCGCATCTGCTGGAGCTGAACCACGGTCCGAAGTTCTGGGCCCATGTCAGCGCCCTGGTCGGCGACGAGCGGCCGCATCGCGCCTGGCTGCGGGCCGAGGGCGCGCGGCTGCACGCGTTCGGACGGTAG